The Catenuloplanes niger genome includes a window with the following:
- a CDS encoding HAD family hydrolase translates to MLFDMDGTLIDSEKVWEIAIMELGRSYGGEVSEQARAAMVGAAMAESMRIMHEDLGQSWRDPEAGVRELEDRVADLFTSGLVWRPGAMVLLAAVRAAGIPTALVTSTSRRLVEVALDTLGRDSFDVVICGDEVTANKPDPAPYRMAADALGVDVTACVAIEDSPAGIASARAAGATVLAVPCELDLSHLHGETGIHLRSSLDDVDVPHLATLLVPSKA, encoded by the coding sequence GTGCTCTTCGACATGGACGGCACCCTGATCGACAGTGAGAAGGTCTGGGAGATCGCGATCATGGAGCTGGGCCGCTCCTACGGTGGCGAGGTCTCCGAGCAGGCCCGCGCCGCGATGGTGGGCGCCGCCATGGCCGAGTCGATGCGGATCATGCACGAGGACCTCGGCCAGTCCTGGCGCGACCCGGAAGCCGGGGTTCGCGAGCTGGAGGACCGCGTCGCCGACCTGTTCACGTCCGGCCTGGTCTGGCGCCCCGGCGCGATGGTGCTGCTGGCCGCGGTCCGCGCCGCCGGCATCCCCACCGCGCTGGTCACGTCGACCAGCCGCCGCCTGGTCGAGGTCGCGCTGGACACGCTCGGCCGCGACTCGTTCGACGTGGTGATCTGCGGTGACGAGGTCACGGCGAACAAGCCGGACCCGGCACCGTACCGGATGGCCGCGGACGCGCTCGGCGTCGACGTCACCGCGTGCGTCGCGATCGAGGACTCCCCCGCCGGCATCGCCTCCGCCCGCGCGGCCGGCGCCACCGTCCTCGCCGTGCCCTGCGAGCTCGACCTCAGCCACCTGCACGGCGAGACCGGCATCCACCTCCGCAGCTCACTCGACGACGTCGACGTCCCGCACCTCGCCACGCTGCTCGTACCCTCGAAAGCCTAA
- a CDS encoding neutral zinc metallopeptidase yields the protein MRRRVVATLVTGAVLALGCAVGTAPGDRPEAPAGAADNPGAADTEDEFAEDIESAVTVAEQYWGDVFRQNGLAFEPVRRVAPYREDGEVACGQEPIPAQNAVYCSAGDFIAYDIDWAFGAFRRIGDAFVYYLLGHEYAHGVQVRFGLQYEYTIEQELQADCMAGAYIGGSVQAGRLQIEDGDLEELRAGLLAVGDDPGQPWFAPNAHGTAEQRADAFFTGYERGLEACDIG from the coding sequence GTGCGAAGACGTGTGGTGGCCACGCTGGTCACGGGTGCGGTGCTGGCGCTGGGCTGTGCGGTCGGCACCGCACCGGGCGACCGGCCGGAGGCGCCGGCCGGCGCGGCCGACAACCCGGGCGCCGCGGACACCGAGGACGAGTTCGCCGAGGACATCGAGTCCGCGGTCACGGTCGCGGAGCAGTACTGGGGCGACGTGTTCCGGCAGAACGGGCTGGCGTTCGAGCCGGTCCGCCGGGTCGCGCCGTACCGGGAGGACGGCGAGGTCGCCTGCGGGCAGGAACCGATCCCGGCGCAGAACGCGGTCTACTGCTCGGCCGGCGACTTCATCGCGTACGACATCGACTGGGCGTTCGGCGCGTTCCGGCGGATCGGTGACGCGTTCGTCTACTACCTGCTCGGCCACGAGTACGCGCACGGCGTCCAGGTCCGGTTCGGCCTGCAGTACGAGTACACGATCGAGCAGGAGTTGCAGGCCGACTGCATGGCCGGGGCCTACATCGGCGGCTCGGTGCAGGCCGGCCGGCTGCAGATCGAGGACGGCGACCTGGAGGAGCTGCGCGCCGGGCTGCTCGCGGTCGGTGACGACCCCGGCCAGCCCTGGTTCGCCCCGAACGCGCACGGCACCGCCGAGCAGCGCGCCGACGCGTTCTTCACCGGCTACGAGCGCGGCCTCGAGGCGTGCGACATCGGCTGA
- a CDS encoding ABC transporter permease has product MLRATIKSLLARKLRLVLSGLAIVLGVMFVSSAFVLTDSLGSRFERLFQTVNQDTAVQVRAEDATDGRTLTDADVARLGQVDGVARASGDASAQGVVPFRARDGKAVPSTGAPQLGVGWTDGGDLLGVAEGATPANDSEVALTRFTAEQAGVGVGDRVKVYVGPRYESREYTVTGVLEYAGGRPSLSGETMVAFTMPEAQRLFYGRTGVYGGVSLTAVEGISDAELRDRVASAVPAGFEAVTGAEVADEQASAFKQLLTFVNWFFLGFALIALLVGMFLIFNTFNIIIAQRARELALFRALGAGWGQLTGSVLVEALVVGFVASTLGLLAGVGVAYGLQAVAGAFGLPLPEGDLVVGVLAIVVSYLLGMLMTVTAALIPAIRAASVPPIAAMREVVRPDKPMLGLTVTGAVLTGLGVAAIAAALLGAPLAAVLIGAGVLLSIIGVALLSPALTRPVAGVIGRLVAWGTAGELGRRNALRNPRRTSVTAVALMIGVALVSTVTVIGSSLRSTVRDLVENDIGAEVMILTNSQQLPDGREGFDPARLAQVDALPGVRESVAYHFSMATVNGQPQQFVSATDLTRAGPMFALVEESGTVTPAGATDALIDTNTAAALNLRVGDTATVEAAKGGPVGYTIAGIYSSQLTAGLLLPESAVRTFAGPLAMQGFVALDEGADTDAVVAGVERIMADYPLVTVGDQESFIAQQNALVDGVLAVFYVLLALAVIVAFLGIVNTLVLSIHERTRELGLLRAIGTTRRQVRGMVRVESLLIAVYGCLLGILLGVGLGAAASLALRQQDLLSVVTIPYAQLAGLLVAAALAGVLAAILPARRASRLNVLDAIAYE; this is encoded by the coding sequence ATGCTGCGCGCGACGATCAAGAGTCTGCTCGCCCGGAAGCTGCGGCTGGTCCTGTCCGGGCTGGCGATCGTGCTCGGTGTCATGTTCGTGTCCAGCGCGTTCGTGCTCACGGACTCGCTGGGCAGCCGGTTCGAGCGGTTGTTCCAGACCGTCAACCAGGACACGGCCGTGCAGGTGCGGGCCGAGGACGCCACGGACGGCCGGACGCTGACGGACGCGGACGTCGCGCGGCTCGGGCAGGTCGACGGGGTGGCGCGCGCGTCGGGGGACGCGTCCGCGCAGGGCGTCGTGCCGTTCCGGGCGCGGGACGGCAAGGCGGTGCCGTCGACGGGCGCGCCGCAGCTCGGCGTCGGCTGGACGGACGGCGGCGACCTGCTGGGCGTGGCCGAGGGGGCGACGCCGGCGAACGACTCGGAGGTGGCGTTGACCCGGTTCACGGCCGAGCAGGCGGGGGTGGGCGTCGGCGACCGGGTGAAGGTGTACGTCGGGCCGCGCTACGAGTCCCGGGAGTACACGGTGACCGGCGTGCTGGAGTACGCGGGCGGCCGGCCGTCGCTGTCCGGCGAGACCATGGTCGCGTTCACCATGCCGGAGGCGCAGCGGCTGTTCTACGGGCGGACCGGCGTGTACGGGGGCGTGTCGCTGACCGCGGTGGAGGGGATCTCCGACGCCGAGCTGCGGGACCGGGTCGCGTCCGCGGTGCCGGCCGGGTTCGAGGCGGTCACCGGCGCGGAGGTCGCGGACGAGCAGGCCAGCGCGTTCAAGCAGCTGCTGACGTTCGTGAACTGGTTCTTCCTCGGGTTCGCGCTGATCGCGCTGCTGGTCGGGATGTTCCTGATCTTCAACACGTTCAACATCATCATCGCGCAGCGGGCGCGGGAGCTGGCGCTGTTCCGCGCGCTCGGCGCCGGCTGGGGTCAGCTGACCGGGTCCGTGCTGGTCGAGGCGCTGGTGGTCGGGTTCGTCGCGTCCACGCTGGGGCTGCTGGCCGGCGTCGGCGTCGCGTACGGGTTGCAGGCCGTGGCCGGCGCGTTCGGGCTCCCGCTGCCCGAGGGGGACCTGGTCGTCGGCGTGCTCGCGATCGTGGTGTCGTACCTGCTGGGCATGCTGATGACGGTCACCGCCGCGCTGATCCCGGCGATCCGGGCCGCGTCCGTGCCGCCGATCGCGGCGATGCGCGAGGTGGTCCGGCCGGACAAGCCGATGCTGGGGCTGACCGTCACCGGCGCGGTTCTCACCGGGCTGGGCGTGGCCGCGATCGCGGCGGCGCTGCTCGGCGCGCCGCTGGCCGCGGTGCTGATCGGCGCGGGCGTGCTGCTGTCGATCATCGGGGTGGCGCTGCTGTCGCCGGCGCTGACCCGGCCGGTCGCGGGCGTGATCGGCCGGCTCGTCGCCTGGGGCACCGCCGGTGAACTGGGCCGCCGGAACGCGCTGCGCAACCCGCGCCGCACGTCCGTGACCGCGGTCGCGCTGATGATCGGCGTGGCGCTGGTCAGCACGGTCACCGTGATCGGCTCGTCGTTGCGCTCCACCGTACGGGACCTGGTGGAGAACGACATCGGTGCCGAGGTGATGATCCTGACGAACTCGCAGCAGCTGCCGGACGGCCGGGAGGGCTTCGACCCGGCCCGGCTCGCCCAGGTGGACGCGCTGCCGGGGGTGCGCGAGTCGGTCGCGTACCACTTCAGCATGGCGACCGTGAACGGGCAGCCGCAGCAGTTCGTCTCCGCGACGGACCTGACCCGGGCCGGGCCGATGTTCGCGCTGGTCGAGGAGTCCGGCACGGTCACCCCGGCCGGCGCCACGGACGCGCTGATCGACACGAACACGGCCGCGGCACTGAACCTGCGGGTCGGCGACACGGCCACGGTCGAGGCGGCGAAGGGCGGCCCGGTCGGCTACACGATCGCCGGGATCTACTCCAGCCAGCTCACGGCCGGACTGCTGCTGCCGGAGTCGGCGGTGCGGACCTTCGCCGGGCCGCTGGCCATGCAGGGGTTCGTGGCGCTGGACGAGGGCGCGGACACCGACGCGGTCGTCGCCGGCGTCGAACGGATCATGGCGGACTACCCGCTGGTCACGGTCGGCGACCAGGAGTCGTTCATCGCACAGCAGAACGCGCTGGTCGACGGCGTGCTCGCGGTCTTCTACGTGCTGCTGGCGCTGGCCGTGATCGTGGCGTTCCTCGGCATCGTGAACACGCTGGTGCTGAGCATCCACGAACGGACCCGCGAGCTGGGCCTGCTCCGCGCGATCGGCACCACGCGGCGCCAGGTGCGCGGCATGGTGCGGGTGGAGTCGCTGCTGATCGCGGTCTACGGCTGCCTGCTCGGCATCCTGCTCGGCGTGGGGCTGGGCGCGGCCGCGTCCCTGGCACTGCGCCAGCAGGACCTGCTGTCCGTCGTCACCATCCCGTACGCGCAGCTCGCCGGCCTGCTGGTCGCGGCCGCGCTGGCCGGCGTGCTCGCCGCGATCCTCCCCGCGCGGCGCGCGTCCCGGCTGAACGTGCTGGACGCCATCGCGTACGAGTAG
- a CDS encoding ABC transporter ATP-binding protein — protein MMSESSVAAVSAVDVWKVYGSGEAQVMALASITTRFEKGRFTAIMGPSGSGKSTLMHCLAGLDTVTRGMIHIGETPLTGMNDTQLTKLRRNQIGFVFQQFNLLPTLTAEENMLLPLSIAGRKVDPEWFETIVTTVGLKDRLGHRPTQLSGGQQQRVACARALLARPDVIFADEPTGNLDSRAGADVLSFLRNSVHEHGQTIIMVTHDPVAASYADHVIFLADGRMVDELSAPTAEGVLDKLKSLDTEPVH, from the coding sequence ATGATGTCGGAGAGCAGCGTGGCGGCGGTTTCGGCCGTGGACGTGTGGAAGGTCTATGGCAGCGGTGAGGCGCAGGTGATGGCTCTCGCCAGCATCACCACGCGGTTCGAGAAGGGGCGCTTCACGGCGATCATGGGGCCGTCCGGGAGCGGTAAGTCGACGCTGATGCACTGTCTCGCCGGTCTGGACACGGTCACCCGCGGGATGATCCATATCGGTGAGACGCCGTTGACCGGGATGAATGACACGCAGCTGACGAAGCTGCGGCGTAACCAGATCGGCTTTGTCTTCCAGCAGTTCAACCTGTTGCCGACGCTGACGGCGGAGGAGAACATGCTGCTGCCGTTGTCGATCGCGGGCCGCAAGGTGGATCCGGAGTGGTTCGAGACGATCGTGACGACGGTGGGGCTGAAGGACCGGCTGGGGCACCGTCCGACGCAGCTGTCCGGTGGTCAGCAGCAGCGCGTGGCGTGCGCGCGGGCGTTGCTGGCCCGGCCGGACGTGATCTTCGCGGACGAGCCGACCGGCAACCTGGACAGCCGGGCGGGCGCGGATGTGCTGTCCTTCCTGCGGAACAGCGTGCACGAACACGGGCAGACGATCATCATGGTTACGCATGATCCGGTGGCGGCGTCGTACGCGGATCACGTGATCTTCCTGGCCGACGGGCGGATGGTGGACGAGCTGTCCGCGCCGACGGCCGAGGGTGTGCTGGACAAGCTGAAGAGCCTCGACACCGAGCCGGTGCACTGA